In Bdellovibrio bacteriovorus, the following are encoded in one genomic region:
- a CDS encoding HD-GYP domain-containing protein, whose protein sequence is MDYVSIRVSTLRGDQKIDFNAYVKINEKMILYLRRGDSFEGERLKRLKEKKLRKMFIVTDEESLYRDYLQKNIETAYHDSNKDMQTRAEIIQGAQQSNTEEVFENPESEKSYAECKDAAGKYVDFIINNTDAFKKVMGMENTDKNIAHHGVTVATLSIALANKLGITDAKRTQLLTLGSLLHDFGHHASSLNLVQPLAKMSAEDKAIWARHPSEGAQKVQDKKHFDQTVINIINQHEETINGGGPLGLREKDIDPLSVIVSSANAMDRLITFENIPKSEAAKKLMIEHVGNHPLNHIQMLNDIVKSL, encoded by the coding sequence ATGGATTATGTTTCTATCCGCGTAAGCACACTGCGTGGCGATCAAAAAATCGACTTTAACGCCTACGTTAAAATTAACGAGAAAATGATCCTCTACCTTCGTCGAGGTGACAGCTTTGAGGGTGAACGCCTGAAGCGCTTAAAAGAGAAAAAACTGCGTAAGATGTTTATCGTCACTGACGAAGAGTCCCTGTACCGGGATTACTTGCAAAAAAATATTGAAACCGCTTACCACGATTCAAATAAAGACATGCAAACGCGCGCGGAAATCATTCAAGGGGCACAGCAAAGCAACACGGAAGAAGTTTTCGAAAACCCCGAGAGCGAAAAATCCTATGCCGAGTGTAAAGATGCGGCCGGAAAGTATGTTGATTTCATCATCAACAATACGGATGCGTTTAAAAAAGTCATGGGTATGGAAAATACGGACAAAAACATCGCCCATCACGGAGTTACTGTGGCCACTCTGTCGATTGCATTGGCCAATAAACTAGGAATCACGGATGCAAAACGCACCCAGCTGTTAACTCTGGGCTCGTTGCTGCACGACTTTGGACACCACGCGAGCTCTTTAAACTTGGTACAGCCCTTAGCAAAAATGAGTGCCGAGGATAAAGCAATCTGGGCTCGCCACCCTTCTGAAGGCGCCCAAAAAGTTCAAGACAAGAAACACTTTGATCAAACTGTGATCAATATCATCAATCAGCACGAAGAAACCATCAACGGTGGAGGCCCTCTCGGTTTGCGCGAAAAGGATATCGATCCTCTTTCCGTGATTGTGAGTTCGGCCAACGCCATGGATCGTTTGATCACATTTGAAAATATACCTAAATCCGAAGCCGCTAAAAAGCTGATGATTGAGCACGTGGGAAATCATCCCTTGAACCACATCCAGATGCTCAACGATATCGTCAAGAGTCTTTAA